One genomic segment of Solidesulfovibrio magneticus RS-1 includes these proteins:
- the tnpB gene encoding IS66 family insertion sequence element accessory protein TnpB (TnpB, as the term is used for proteins encoded by IS66 family insertion elements, is considered an accessory protein, since TnpC, encoded by a neighboring gene, is a DDE family transposase.), translating into MMLPANDVRVYLALGATDMRKAIDGLSILVSQQLTLDPFAGHLFGFCNRSRTIVKLLYWDRNGFCLWQKRLERHVFRWPTHEAEVLSIDSRQLAWLLDGLDPLAVKGHSRLEYSTLF; encoded by the coding sequence ATGATGCTGCCGGCAAACGACGTTCGGGTTTACTTGGCCCTGGGGGCCACGGACATGCGCAAGGCCATCGACGGCCTGTCCATCCTGGTGTCACAGCAGCTTACGCTCGATCCGTTCGCCGGCCACTTGTTCGGATTTTGTAACCGCAGTCGGACTATCGTCAAGCTGCTCTACTGGGATCGCAATGGCTTTTGTCTCTGGCAAAAGCGCCTGGAGCGCCATGTGTTTCGCTGGCCAACTCACGAGGCCGAGGTGCTGTCCATCGACTCCAGGCAGCTCGCTTGGCTGCTCGACGGACTTGATCCTCTGGCCGTGAAAGGGCATTCCCGGCTAGAGTATTCGACGCTCTTTTGA
- the tnpA gene encoding IS66 family insertion sequence element accessory protein TnpA encodes MSPGGTPMAASATEHRSEKAAYWAGHFESWRGSGLSQGAYCRRHDLSPSSWGYWRKRLARSADEEPAPCFAIVPVSLSASPQADMATAPEPMLVHVGNAFRIEIRGDFAAPVLEKLVRTLARL; translated from the coding sequence ATGTCCCCAGGAGGGACGCCCATGGCAGCATCAGCAACGGAGCATAGATCAGAGAAGGCGGCGTATTGGGCTGGACATTTTGAGTCTTGGCGAGGCAGTGGTCTGAGCCAGGGGGCTTACTGCCGGCGGCATGACCTTTCCCCAAGTTCATGGGGCTATTGGCGGAAGCGTTTGGCGAGATCGGCCGACGAAGAGCCAGCGCCTTGCTTCGCAATCGTCCCTGTGTCGCTGTCCGCGTCGCCCCAGGCGGACATGGCAACCGCGCCTGAGCCGATGCTGGTGCACGTGGGCAACGCCTTTCGCATTGAGATCAGAGGCGACTTCGCCGCGCCGGTGCTGGAAAAGCTTGTCCGCACGCTGGCTCGGTTATGA
- a CDS encoding helix-turn-helix domain-containing protein produces the protein MSKAVLDLEAIRVARANLDRLAKEHPELIDPARASWAEEDITAMIVDPTRTAYSTREVAEILGVHEETIRREVQRGHLKAAKLGRMFIISKADLAAYYEAKGGGRLFEDDAQE, from the coding sequence ATGAGCAAGGCCGTTCTGGATCTCGAAGCTATCCGGGTGGCGCGGGCAAACCTTGACCGCCTCGCCAAGGAGCACCCCGAACTGATTGACCCGGCCAGGGCGTCCTGGGCCGAGGAGGATATTACTGCGATGATCGTCGACCCCACTCGCACCGCCTATAGCACCAGGGAGGTGGCCGAAATCCTTGGCGTTCATGAGGAAACCATCAGGCGTGAAGTCCAGCGTGGGCACCTCAAGGCCGCCAAGCTGGGCCGGATGTTCATCATCTCCAAAGCGGACCTTGCCGCCTACTATGAGGCCAAGGGCGGCGGCCGACTATTCGAGGACGATGCCCAGGAGTAG
- a CDS encoding recombinase family protein yields MAIFAYLRVSTLDQAESGAGLAAQLDACRRFAKSQEAELTAVFEDRGISGSKGLEARPGLLDAVATMGKGDVLLVAKRDRLGRDPIQVALIERAVSRKGARIVSAAGEGTDGDDPASILMRRMVDAFAEYERLLIGARTKSAMGAMKRRGERVGQIPYGYSLATDGVKLIPVSAEQEVIAEARRLHGAGLSLRGIAKELEARGFASRSGKAFLAEQVKRLLAA; encoded by the coding sequence ATGGCCATTTTCGCATATCTCCGAGTCTCCACCCTGGATCAGGCCGAAAGCGGTGCTGGCCTTGCCGCCCAGCTGGACGCTTGCCGGCGCTTCGCCAAGTCCCAGGAAGCCGAGTTGACGGCCGTGTTCGAGGACCGGGGCATCTCCGGTTCCAAGGGCCTGGAAGCCCGGCCGGGTTTGCTGGACGCCGTGGCGACGATGGGCAAGGGCGACGTTTTGTTGGTGGCGAAGAGGGACAGATTAGGTCGTGACCCGATTCAGGTTGCCCTGATTGAACGGGCCGTCAGCCGGAAGGGTGCCAGGATCGTTTCCGCTGCCGGTGAAGGTACTGACGGCGACGACCCGGCGTCGATCTTGATGCGCCGGATGGTCGATGCGTTCGCGGAATATGAGCGGCTTTTGATCGGTGCCCGCACCAAGTCGGCCATGGGCGCGATGAAGCGCCGGGGCGAGCGAGTGGGCCAGATTCCCTATGGCTACTCCCTGGCCACCGATGGCGTGAAGCTGATTCCCGTCTCTGCGGAACAGGAGGTTATCGCCGAGGCCCGCCGGCTTCATGGTGCTGGCCTGAGCCTCCGAGGTATCGCCAAGGAATTGGAAGCCAGGGGATTTGCCAGCCGTAGTGGCAAGGCGTTCCTGGCCGAACAGGTAAAGCGGTTGCTGGCTGCATGA
- a CDS encoding type II toxin-antitoxin system RelE/ParE family toxin, which produces MNVVRRYRTEDGREVVTEWLAGLRDIRARARIAARIDRLKAGNLGDTKPLRDGVSELRVDYGPGYRVYFGVVGFQVILLLCGGDKRTQSADIDKAVDYLADFKRRV; this is translated from the coding sequence ATGAACGTCGTCCGCCGCTACCGAACCGAGGATGGCCGGGAGGTCGTCACCGAATGGCTGGCGGGCTTACGGGACATCCGAGCACGCGCTCGAATCGCAGCCAGGATAGACAGGCTCAAGGCCGGCAACCTGGGCGACACCAAGCCGCTACGAGACGGCGTGTCGGAGCTGCGAGTGGACTACGGGCCAGGGTATCGCGTCTACTTCGGCGTCGTGGGCTTCCAGGTGATCCTGCTCCTGTGCGGCGGCGACAAGCGGACCCAGAGCGCCGACATCGACAAGGCCGTGGACTATCTGGCCGACTTCAAACGGAGGGTGTAA